The proteins below are encoded in one region of Lactuca sativa cultivar Salinas chromosome 3, Lsat_Salinas_v11, whole genome shotgun sequence:
- the LOC111914500 gene encoding G-type lectin S-receptor-like serine/threonine-protein kinase At2g19130 has translation MCFFKERNPGRFLVLLCFSLTITLSSGANTISANQSLSGDHTIISEGEQFELGFFKAGNTSNYYIGIWYKKLKSNPLSIVWVANRETPISDRFRSELKTIDGNLVLLNESKSQIWSTNVTTTTTTTLNSATAVILDNGNLVLRDSGSNSIEPFWQSFDHPTHTWLPGAKLGYDNRTKQSQIIRSWRSNEDPAVGLFSVELHPPGKEYVSKWNGFQQYWTSGAWDGEAFYLVPETRLDYNYIYSYHENVNESYFIYSVYDPSIISLFILDVSGTIQQLAWSENNKELNLIWFEPKTQCEVYALCGSFGICRQSGSPFCNCLTGFNPRSESDWNQSDFSSGCVRKTDLQCGRNMEKQDFLKIRVKNLPPNNSVAVGSAGECRTTCLNDCLCNAYSFVAAQCLVWDGNLLNLSEDDGSGNTIYIKVASKDLPRPKKSNNLIVVVGVVGGVVLFLVVVLVLIYRKKRVSLSVGKTTMEGLLVAFVYKDLQIATKNFSDKLGEGGFGSVFKGVLLDSSIVAVKKLESISQGEKQFRSEVSTIGTIQHVNLVRLRGFCAQGNNKLLVYDYMANSSLDTHLFHGKQVLNWETRYQIALGIARGLVYLHEKCRDCIIHCDIKPENILLDAEFCPKIADFGLAKLVGREFSRVLTTIRGTRGYLAPEWLSGVAVTAKADVYSYGKMLFELVYGKRNTVPCEDSRSTFFPSLVADVLNGGGDILSLLDSRLNGKASVEEVTKVCKIACWCIQYEEESRPSMSLVEQMLEGVLAVNMPPIPKSFTLFVDNPEPIIFFMESPSNGSSQAGNNSS, from the coding sequence ATGTGCTTCTTCAAAGAAAGAAATCCGGGGAGGTTTCTGGTCCTCCTGTGTTTCTCTCTGACCATAACTCTCTCATCTGGAGCCAACACCATATCTGCAAACCAGTCTCTGTCTGGAGACCATACAATCATATCTGAAGGTGAACAATTCGAGCTGGGTTTCTTTAAAGCAGGTAACACTTCCAACTATTACATTGGCATTTGGTATAAGAAGCTCAAATCCAATCCTCTTTCCATAGTTTGGGTGGCAAACAGAGAAACACCCATCTCTGATAGATTTCGTTCAGAACTAAAAACCATTGATGGTAATTTGGTGCTCTTGAATGAGTCCAAGTCCCAGATTTGGTCCACAAAtgtcacaaccaccaccaccaccactttgAACTCTGCAACAGCTGTTATTCTTGATAATGGTAACTTAGTCTTGAGAGACTCCGGTTCAAATTCAATTGAACCTTTTTGGCAAAGTTTTGACCACCCAACTCATACTTGGTTGCCTGGTGCTAAACTTGGTTATGATAATAGAACAAAACAGAGTCAGATTATTAGATCATGGAGAAGCAACGAAGATCCTGCTGTAGGACTATTCTCAGTGGAGCTTCATCCGCCAGGTAAAGAGTATGTAAGCAAGTGGAATGGCTTCCAACAATATTGGACAAGTGGGGCTTGGGATGGGGAAGCATTTTATTTAGTACCGGAAACAAGGTTGGATTACAATTACATATACAGCTACCATGAAAATGTTAACGAGAGTTACTTCATTTATTCTGTGTATGATCCTTCCATTATATCTTTATTTATATTAGATGTTTCTGGTACAATTCAGCAATTAGCATGGTCGGAAAATAATAAAGAGTTGAATTTAATTTGGTTTGAACCTAAAACGCAGTGTGAGGTCTACGCATTATGTGGGTCTTTTGGGATTTGCAGGCAGTCTGGATCACCTTTTTGTAATTGCTTGACTGGCTTCAATCCTAGATCAGAGAGTGATTGGAATCAGAGTGATTTCTCCAGTGGATGTGTGAGAAAAACCGATTTGCAGTGTGGGAGAAACATGGAAAAGCAAGATTTTCTCAAGATTAGAGTCAAGAATCTGCCTCCAAATAACTCTGTAGCAGTTGGGAGTGCTGGAGAATGTCGTACCACCTGTTTGAATGATTGCTTGTGTAATGCTTACTCTTTTGTCGCTGCTCAATGTTTAGTTTGGGATGGAAATCTGTTGAACCTCTCAGAAGACGATGGTAGTGGGAATACAATCTACATTAAAGTTGCTTCTAAGGATCTTCCTCGTCCTAAGAAGAGTAATAATctgattgttgttgttggggtGGTGGGAGGTGTGGTTCTTTTCTTGGTTGTAGTTTTGGTTTTAATCTATAGaaaaaagagggtatcattatcGGTGGGAAAGACGACAATGGAGGGTTTGCTGGTGGCGTTTGTCTACAAAGATTTGCAAATAGCCACCAAAAATTTCTCGGACAAATTGGGAGAAGGTGGTTTTGGTTCCGTTTTCAAAGGGGTACTGCTAGATTCGTCGATTGTGGCAGTGAAAAAGCTTGAAAGCATCAGCCAAGGAGAGAAGCAGTTCAGGAGTGAAGTCAGCACAATCGGTACTATCCAACACGTTAATCTTGTACGCCTTCGTGGGTTTTGTGCACAAGGTAACAATAAGCTGTTAGTGTATGATTACATGGCAAATAGCTCTCTGGACACCCATCTTTTCCATGGAAAACAAGTTCTAAACTGGGAAACCAGGTATCAGATTGCACTTGGAATTGCAAGAGGCTTGGTTTATCTTCATGAGAAGTGCAGAGACTGTATCATTCATTGTGACATAAAGCCAGAAAATATTCTTTTAGATGCTGAATTCTGTCCGAAAATTGCAGATTTTGGTCTGGCAAAGCTTGTTGGTCGAGAATTTAGTAGGGTTTTGACGACTATAAGAGGGACACGAGGATATCTAGCACCAGAATGGTTATCAGGGGTGGCTGTCACAGCTAAAGCAGATGTTTATAGCTATGGAAAGATGCTTTTTGAATTAGTTTATGGCAAGCGAAATACAGTGCCTTGTGAAGATTCAAGGAGTACATTCTTCCCTAGTTTGGTTGCCGATGTTCTTAATGGGGGAGGTGATATCCTTAGTTTGCTAGACAGTAGGTTAAACGGAAAAGCTAGTGTTGAAGAAGTCACAAAAGTTTGCAAAATTGCATGTTGGTGTATCCAATATGAGGAAGAGAGTAGACCATCAATGAGCCTCGTGGAACAGATGCTTGAAGGGGTTTTGGCTGTGAACATGCCTCCGATACCCAAATCTTTCACATTATTTGTTGATAACCCGGAGCCTATTATTTTCTTCATGGAATCACCCTCCAATGGGAGTTCACAGGCAGGCAACAATTCCTCATAA